The region gaagggaagggaagatgaCATGAGCTGTGGTGCTGCATGTACTGTAGTACGTGTGTGCCTAGAAATGTCATTGTAATGTCTCTTGAAAGGCGAGAGAAGATGCAGGAATCTGAGATTGCCTGGACAGAGGAAAGCTCACACAAACTTTAGGAAGCCAGAGTATTTTTTGTGTGCGATAGATGaacaggaggaaggagaaatgtGTTTCCCTTTCTGAGCTGGGGAGAGAGTTGCTCTTATTTGGAAGTTGGAGAAAAACGTCTTCTGCTGCCATTGCTGTTTGAGGATATTTGAAATGGGAATAAATCTTCTTTCAGATTGAGGACTTCAAAAATTTGGAGAAGATTTCAAGACAAGTCAAGTCTGTCACAATAATTGGTGGTGGTTTTCTTGGCAGCGAGCTGGCCTGCGCTCTGGGGAGAAGAGGTAAGGTGCTTCTGCGGGCAGCGTCTCTTCAGCTGCCACCTCAACAGAAGCGAGAGACATGCAATATAAGCAGCCCGACAGGATAAACTTCTTTTTCATCCCATggttgctgattttttttgccCAGACTTGTGGTTTGCCTGAAATAACCTTAATGTGTTTTGTTGGCTGTACAGCCTGGCCTGGTTTTCCGTTGTCTCTCTCGTTAGCTGTCAGCAGCCCTGACCCCAAAGCTTTGTGCAAGTTGGGCTCCCAGGAAGCTCTGCAGGCCAGTGCACAGTCATTCCACTCTGTAAAAGGTTGTGTTTGCTCTCTCGGTGCTGAAAGCCACCCTCAAACTGTTATTTTCAAGGGGTTGTGAACAACTGGATTTGTACTGTCAAGTGGTGCAGCTTCCTGCAGTAGTGTCTTTATGGTCATTTTTCTAAGAAGGGAAGTTTTCTCCAAAATACGGGAAGTCTGCTGTGTGTTACCCTGCAGTTTGCAGGTGTGTGTGAAACACTGGTCAGTCACTTTGTGACTTCCATGGAAAACCAGGGAGCTGGAACTCCCAGTTTTGGAGACTTGCGTCAAGCTCCTTGTGGAAAGGAGAGCCTGTGCTTGTGTTCTGAAGCCTGCGCTGCTGCTCTTTATCCATGGGTGCTCAGGAGCctgctctttgctttcctttcagcACGAACCAGAGGCCTGGAGGTGATTCAGCTGTTTCCAGAGAACGGCAATATGGGCAAAGTCTTGCCTGAGTATCTGAGCAACTGGACCACGGAGAAAGTCAGACGAGGTGAAGCTGCACTTCAGTGCTCGTCCCGCGCGGGTGCCAGGGCTGTGGCATTCAGGCTGTTCAGCTCTTCCTTGTGCAACAGCTCCCAGTTGTTTTGTCAGTGGGGTCGCAGGAAGACCGGCTCCCTTGCGATGCAGCACGGGTGCAGAACAGAGCAGGCTGGGTAGCGTGCAGCTGCCGTGGGTCTCTGATTTCCTGGCAGTTCCTCTGGGAAAGCCAAGCAAATATGAATGCTGATGCCCGTGAGATTATCCCTCTGGCCGTTGCTGCACAGACGATCCCTGCTGCTGTACTTACCCTGTAATCTGGAACCAGTTGTCTTAACGATAACTGCCTGTTCTCGTCTGAGTTGGACTAGTGACAGCGCAATGCTGGCATCCTAGAGTCGCTGCGAGACAAGGGTTGTGCAGCCCCGTGCGTTACACACACACCTTTGTAAGGCCAGCTGCTGTAGTGTTTAGCTGATAAAGTTGGTAAGAGGTGAGATGCCTTTTTGCCATTTGCTCTGTTAAGTGCAGAATCTATTCCTGTGCATTGGTGAGCGGtgtggggatggagggaggagggaTATAGCTGGGGCTGCAGATTGCAGGGCCTGATAACCCACAGGTCTGAGTTACTTTCTTTTGCTCATGGAAGCTGCCTTGCGGGACCTCTGGGTCTGGCTGTGACGGAGCAATAGGTAAATGAGTATGCCTGAAAACCTTGGGCAGTTGTTTTGGGTGTGAGTTTGTCATTATATGACACGTGTACTTTTGATTGTCACGTAGGTAGCTCTTTCAAGCTTGGTAgctgggcttctttctcctcgTGCTTCACTCAAAGCTGCACTGGCCCATGCAGCGAAGATTGGGTGGACTCTGCCTTGGTTCCTTGgcccctgctctgcctgcatcAGTTTGCCCCACAGCTGCCTGCTTCAGCCGAAATCGCTGTACCCCGAGCAAGCAGTGACGCTTCCTATGTTTGCTTGCAGAGGGCGTTACCGTCATGCCGAATGCTGTGGTCAAGTCTGTCTGCGTCCGTGGCAAGCGGCTGGTGATTGAACTGAAAGATGGCCGAAAGGTAAATAGAAAAGCAGGGAGGGGGTAAAGTTTACAGGGGCATTGAGAGAATGAGGATGCTAATTGTGAATCCCCAAACAGGTGGAGACTGATCACATTGTGGCTGCAGTAGGGCTGGAGCCTAATGTGGAACTAGCCAAGTCAGCTGGCCTGGAGGTGGACTCGGACTTCGGAGGGTTCAGGGTGAACGCGGAGCTGCAAGCACGCTCCAATATCTGGGTGGTGAGTATCTGCAGAGTTTTCTGTTTGCTGGTGACGCTGAGGCAGTTGGAGTACACGGAGTTCTGGGGCTGGTGCACCTCCATGAGGCGAATGGGGCAAAAAGTAGCAGGTCATGAGAGCAGCTGTAGTGCAGCTCCTGTCGGCAGCCGTGGGGTCTGTCCGTGCGCCACAACATGCTTTGTGCTGCGCTAACAACTGTGCCAGTTCTTGCATATTTATGCTGTGTAAGAGGAGCTGGAGTAGCCTAAAGATCACACAGTCATAgaggatcacagaatggctggcgttgaagggacctctggagatcatccagtccaacccacctgctaaagcaaggtcaccagagcaggtcacacaggaaggtgtccaggcgggttggaatgtctgcacagaggagactccacaacctccctgggcagcctgggccagtgttctgttaccctcaagATGAAGATGTTTCTCATATTCAGACGGAACGtcgtgtttcagtctgtgcccgctgtccctcatcctgttgttgggaaccactgaaaagagtctggtccacccttgagatatttatcagcatcAGTAAGGTCTGACTCATCGACTTTCTCGTCCTGCTCAGATGGCCTGTAGTAAACACCCACCACAGTGCCGCCCTTGTTAGCCTACCCCATAACTTTTACCCGTAAGGACTCAACCTGTTCTTCACCCCCTGGGACACAGTTCAATACATCCCAGTTGCTCTCACATCAAGTGCAGCTCCTCCACCTCGCCTCACCTCCCAGTCACGTCACCTGTCCCACCGCATCTCTGGAACTGCAATGAGACCATGACCCTGTGACCGCACACAGAtctctaattcttcctgttCATTCCCTGTGCTCCATGCACAGGCACTTCAGTGAAGTGATCGAGCGTGCGAGTTTGCTGTGAGGGGTGCAGAAGGATCCACCGCAGCCACCTCGAGGTGTTTGACCGCCTGGTTCACATCCTGGGAGGCAGCTAAGGGGGATTTGTCGCTGCCCTGGTTGGCCTGGCTTGTTCCTTGGTTGGATGTGATGGTGTGAACATCACCACTTTGGACGCTGCCGCCCAAGCTCTTCACTTCAGAGCCTGTTTCAGCAAGCTGGCCAGCCTGCCAGAGATCCCCTTGGTGGATTCCATCCCTCCCTAACAACTTATAGTCGTAAAAGAATGTTCTATTAGCCAAAACCCTCACGATGGCACCAGCCTCAAAGCCAGGAATTAATGTGCATTATGCATTTGTTTCTGGCTGCCCTCTTTCCTCCAACTGGTAGAATGGAGGAAAAGATGACAAGGGCACCAGTATTTTTCACTTGCCACCCCAGGGCTTTATAGTCTCCCTTGATCGTGCTCAGGTCCCAGCTCTCAGTGCTGTTTGTGCAGCAGTGGACAGTACAGTCTGTGCTCTTGGCAAGTTGTGGAGCTCTGTTGCCTGAGAGTCCTTTTGGTGGGAGTTGAGACTTTGATTCCTCAGGAAAAACATAACGGATGTTGccttatttttccaaatatcagtgaaaaatgctgagaaatTGGGATTTGTGTAGTGTGGGGAGTGGGGTAAGGTGCTGGTGTTTGGCGTTTGTCAGAAAAACTCAGTTTGTAGTTCCACTTCGTTCCACGTTGCTGTCCACAATGCCTTTTGTTGTTTGTGCATTAATTTAAGCTTTCAGTGTCCGTGCTCAGTCCTCACCGGTTGTTTTTCAGGCAGGGGATGCTGCTTGCTTCTATGACATCAAACTAGGCAGGAGGCGTGTGGAGCACCACGATCACGCCGTTGTGAGCGGGAGACTCGCTGGAGAAAACATGACAGGCGCTGCGAAGCCCTACTGGCATCAGTCCATGTTCTGGTAATGCCGATTTCTTCTTTTGGCATTTCCTTGGCCACATTGCAGGAGCCAACGGTGTCCCGATAATCACATTTGAATGTCAGATGTGTGGCTTTCCAAAGGGTGAAGATACGTGCAGCTCTTAGAAGCCACCCAGCTTCCTTCAAGGGCGCAGGCCTAAAGTACGTGAAGTTTTTGTTCATTGAACTGTTTTTGTGGAGCAGATGGCCTTAGACTTGCTGCGTCTTCACACCTTGTTCCATACCAAAAACTGAAGAGAATCACGCGTGTCGCTCAGCCTGCGTACCACGATCTCTTTCACACGGCGCCGTCATTAAGGGTTTGGGGCCGGATGGTATTGCCTTGTATTTGTCTCACTAAGGCTAcagttgttctgttttttccacTTCCTTCCTAGGAGCGACCTGGGTCCTAATGTAGGGTACGAAGCCATTGGCCTTGTTGACAGCAGCTTGCCGACAGTAGGAGTTTTTGctaaagcaacagcaaaagacACGCCGAAAAGTGCAACGGAGCAATCAGGTagggctggagtcgtgctcgggagctgCCTCCGTCTATGAGGGTTTTGTGTCTCACTGCGTAGTGGCCACAGTTTCCTCTcactgcagagctccaggagaCATCAAGcggtttgcttctttcctacaccaagctttaaaggctggttttgatagtcaaatgggattcaaacgtaacgttcctccaagaaggccttGGGTAACTCATTTCCCaaacttcaaacttcttttcccagggaggctgaatttcctccatagcaatcaaatgatcaggttttgcacagaagagttgctgtggttctaagtgtctttattttgttgttgctgccttaaagaagcaggctgttctgccttttgcttttggtgatggaagtcgggaacagccagcgctgtgcttcatgtcaggatggtttcattctcgaaTTATTGAAACATTTGCTGGATGCAACTAAACGAACAACACCTGCGTCTCTTCCAGGACCCTGCTCTTCAGTCCGCTCtcaccagcaaagagctgctgctgcttttctgcactGGATGTTTGACATCTCTGCTCTTTGCTTTAGGGACAGGTATTCGATCAGAGagtgaaacagaagcagaagcatCAGAAGTTCCCATTTCTTCAAGCTCTTCCCCAACGCCTCAAGTTCCAAAGCAAGGAGAAGATTATGGCAAAGGTGTAATTTTCTACCTCAGGGATAAAGTTGTGGTGGGAATCGTGTTATGGAACATCTTCAACAGGATGCCTATTGCTCGGAAGGTCAGTGCCGAGCAGCGAGGCTGCTTAGATTGGGGGTTTTCTTGTGGCAAAATCAATCTACCAGTTTAAAATGAGGATAAACTAATGCAGATGCTCTGtctggagcagggctgtgcaATACCCATTGGTAGCCCTGTCTCGGGTGAATTATGGGAGATATCCATGTGCTTTCCTGCATGTTTGTTCAAAATTCTTACAGAAACAACCTGAATCGCGTTTATGCTTCAAGCCTTGCCTTTGCATGGCTGAAATTCCAGGCCTGTAATAAGTCCAGGCAAGAATCACAAACGAGAAAGCATCAGCGTGAAATGTTCTCTTCTTGTGCTACTTTGTCTAATGGGCAGGTGTCTAAAAGTCTTAAACATCTCTCGTCCTAGATGCACAGCAACAAAAAGTTGGTGTTAGAAGCAGCCTTGAGTAGGTGCTTAGTCTGTCTGCATCCTCCAAAGTCAGATCAGCTATACTTAGGTCCTTTTTAACATCTTTGGAGAAGGTCAGTAGTCACTACGAGAGTGATTCCACACTATCCCCAGGCAGTCTGTCCCCAAATGAACTGCACTTAATGTTGGGAGGTTCCATTGGTATCTATCTGAAGCTGTCACGATGCACTTTAAACCTGTTACTTCTCCCGTTCCCAGGAAAGAGAgatcctttccttccttctcttagCAGCTCTTTGTCTAAATCAGAGAGCCAAGTATGTTCCTTGGCCTCGGGGTTTCATCTAAAAGTTTTTCAAGTTGAAGCCACTTAGACTGGCTCTTCTAAATCAGTGCGAAGGGACTGGCTCTTCCCAGTGTTGAGGTCAGTTGCTTGTTGAAGTGAAGATACTTGTTCTCCCCAGCTGGAAAGGGAAACCCAGACATCAGAAACAGGGACAGCAAGGGTGGTTTTAACTCCAGCCATTCCTGGAGGCAGATAGTGCTACGTTTCAGACTCCTGTATAGGTGTGGCTGCAGTAAGTGCTGTTGTCACGTTGGTGAACTTCACACAGGTTCTGAGCAATTCATCCCACTGCTGGTGACTGTGTACAGCCTTGCAGCGCTGCCTCTTCATAGTACACGTGGGTTCTAActcattcttccttccttttagaTCATCAAAGACGGGGAGGAGCACGATGATCTCAATGAAGTAGCAAAGCTTTTCAACATCCACGAAGACTAAACTCCAGAACGGGAACACTGCGTAGGAGTGAGTAAGGCGGGGGGGCTGTGCGCACCCCTTCATCCGAGTCCTTGTGAATATTTCTGGTCAACCTAGAATTCTAATGTTTGCACCAATAAAGTCAGGTTGTTCTAAGTCAAACGCCTTCTTCCTCCACCTCTGCGTTGCTGGTTTTGAAGGGGGAGTTTGCTGCTCTTACTTCACTCATACTAACAATGGCGaaacctgcagagctgcctcttTTCCCGCAGCGCTGCGCGGCTGGTGAGCTCGCAGTCCCGCTGCCTGGCTGCGTGAGGGCCGTGCTCTCCGAAAAGTGCCTCGTGATGGGATGAAATAGTACCTGATGCAGTGGCACCTGATGAGCTGGCGTTTGAAGCCAGGTGCGTGCTCAGACCTGGTGACCGGTATAAGGTGGGGTATAGAATGGTTGGCAAGAATAAGGAGAGAGGCCTAGAGTTGCTAAGGCAGGAGAGAAGGGACTAAATCATGAGAGCGATGGAGGGGGTGCACTGGTGGAGGTTTGGAAAGCACAGGCTGGGGCGGGTGGGGAGACCCCGTCACTGGAGATGCTGGACCCAGGGGTGTGATGGTGGCGGGAGCACGttgtcagctctgcagctgctgcgggGGAGTTTTAAGCGCTGTGCTCCCCACTGTGTGTGCCAGGTAGAAGGGCTGCAGGAACAGGACGCCGAGGGAGACGCAGCGTTTCACTGTGCACCTGCGGAGAGGTTCGTGCCTCTGGCACGCGGGGGCAGGTGTGTGTagctgaggagctgcaggctgctccGGCTTCCGCTGGCACAGGAGTGCCCCGGTGTACCCGAGAGCTCAGCCCGTGGGCTGCGATATTGTTTCTGCTCATGCTGCAGCAGTTCCTCAGGCTGACAGCGGATATGTCAGCGGCAGGAAGGTGAGTGCCGCAGACCTTCAGCCAGCAGGCCCGGAGGGCTGGTGCACATTCCTGCAGGGCCTGAACATGACACAGGAGAGGACACCAGGCTCCAGCCTTGCTCTGTTTCAGGATGAGGTCCACGTGTAAATAGGAGAAGGGGCCCAGGATTGCCGCTGCAGGGAGGGAGAATCTGCTTGGACTTGTGAagacaccacttgtgaccggctGCCAACTGGATCTGACTCCATTCACCAacactctttgggcccagccatccaggcAGTTCTTTACCCAATGAAGACTTTGCCTGTCCAAGTCctgagctgccagtttctccaggagaaatCTGCaggatatggtgtcaaaggctttactgaagtccaggtacacaacatccacagcttttccctcagccactcagcgggtcaccttgtcatagaatcatttagaatcatttcggttggaaaagacctttccAATGATCGAGTCTCCAACCATAAAGCCAacattaaaccatgtccttaagcaTCACAGCTACATgacttttaaacccctccagggatagtgactccaccggtgccctgggcagcctgttccaatgcctgaccctGAACCTGGGCAAGGGGCTGCACCAAGATCTGCGGCAGCAGAAGTAgagcagctgggctgtgtgtgcacaggcaTCTCAAATCAGAACAGGAACGAGGGATCTGTGCTGCCCATTTCCTATGGAGTTTAACAAAGCCGTTTGATCACTCAGGCCTGTGTCCCATGAGAATGGTGATCCCATAACCACCCTGGGCCCCTCTAGCAGTGCTTGATCTACCACCACAAGGAAAATATTCTCCTTAAGCACGAATGGAAATTGCTTCTCCCACAGATGGATACCTGCAGTGAGAGTCTGGCTCAATTAGATCACCAGCCTTTgacacagcatctcctggagaagctgcagctcatggcctggatggtgtatctgcgatggatgaagaactggctggagggccgggcccaaagagttgtggtgaacagagccaagtCCCGGTGGTGgccggtcacgagtggtgtCCTCAGAGCTgttattggggccagttctgtttaatctctttatctaTGATctggaaagggatctgggggtgttgattcaCAGCTggctgagcatgagccagcatgtgctgtgcccaggtggccaaaaaggccaaccacatcctggcttgtatcagcactagtgtggccagcaggaagTGTTtgattgtgccactgtgctgggcactggtgaggccaaaccttgaatcctgtgttcagttttgggcccctcatcataaggacactgaggtgctggagagagtggaaaggaggtgacaaagctggtgaggggtctggagcaccagtctgatgaggagcggttgagggagctggggctgttcagcctggagaacaggagctgaggggagacctgatcactgtctacagctacctgacaGGAGCTTGGAGCATAGAGGGTATTGGACTcatctcccaagtagcaagtgacaggacaagaagagacctcaagttgcagcaggggaggtttagattgaatattagaaaaaaattcttcacagagagaGTGTtagagcagtggaacaggctgcccagagaagtggtacAATCTCCCTATCCTCACCTCCGTGTGGGCACCTGAAGGCAGTAGAAGAGCCCCATGGCTCTCCAGCCTCCGCCTCCAGCACTCCATCTcctgcccagctctgacctgcactGGCCTCACTCCTCATCTGCCTGGCCCGTGTGCCCAGACACCAGCTCAGCTGGGCCCAGTGGTGCAGAGGAGCCCCCGCCATGCTGTGCTGCCCCCACACCTGCTAGCACAGCCCAGGCTGCGCGACTGGCCTTGCTGCCCAGGCACTGCCCACTCCTGCCCGCCTTGGCCTCCAGGGCTGTTCCCACAgcccctgctgctctgcagccccagcccctgcaggTCATCAGCCCAGCCGCAGCTGATGCTTGGTGCTTGCTTTGCTGGACTTCATGGGGACCCCAGCAGTCGTCTGCCCCAGCCACATCCCACCTCAGAGCCTCCTGGTTGCCAGCACCACTGCCACTTCCAGCATGGGGGCGAACCCCTGTCCCGGCTGTCAGCGTGATCCCTCACACGCTCCATCTCTGCAGGAATGGCATGACGAGCAgcctccccagccagcagccgCCAGCCGGGCGgagggtgctgagcagcaccACCCTCAGAGCCCAACCCAGCGGCCCTGGTACTGGTGACAGAGCTCAGTCCCCTCTGCTCAGTTCCATGGGCAGGGACAATCCCTGAGGGCCTCAAGCCTGGCTGGCACCATCAGCCTCAGGGAGAGCCCAGCTGGTTCTTCCCCATCCTGGCTCCTCCAGCACATCCCTCTCTGGGAAGGATGTCCAGGAGTGTTTGTGCCAACACCTTCCAGGGGACAGAGCAGCCTGGAGGTTCTGCCGCCACCCCCTCTGCCTTTCTGGAAGATGGCTCTGGCAGTTGCTCAGATCACCAGGAGCATCTCCAGATCAGCAGCTCCTTCTGGAGAGCAGAGCGTGGCCTGGCACTGACACAGCCTGGCTCCCCCCAGCCCGGGATGCTCCCCAGCCAGCCACACAGCCATTTGGTAAATGGTTTAATCAGATACTGCAAAGACCAGCGCTGGCCTGAGCTGGGCTTCACCCGCTGCTCTGCTTGGCTGCCAGTCTCTTGTCTCTCTCTTCAGCAATGGTCAGGCGGATGCCCTTTCCACGAGGCAGGGAGATCCATGGCTTGTTGCCCTGCAGCAAAAGAGAAGTCACCCCACAtcagaaaaccagaacagagcagagctcaccctCTCAGCAGGAGCCATTCCCTGCCCACGCTGGGCCATGTCCATGTGGTTGTGGCACTGGCCCAGTAGAAGCCCCTTAAGAAGGTGACAAAAGCCTACAGGCCTACACCTGCCTCTTTTGGTCACGTCCATGCAGAACACACTCCAGCCAAAAGCGAACCACCCCTTTCTAACGTAGACCAAAGAGCCCATCGGGGATGGCCAGACAGCAGGGACACTCAGAGCAGCTGAGGTCACATCCAGACCTGAGCACTGCTCAGCTCCCAGCTCTcggtttaaaacaaaacaaaacagggctATTTCTTGAAAGCATCCCCGTTCCTAAATTTACAAATGCTTCCCCTTCCCAGAGCAGTTAGCCTGGAGCAGGCAGAACCACAGGGAGCCGAGCCAGAACTGATGCCAGCACTGGAGGAGCTTCATGGTGTGGGAAGGCAGCTGCTTTCAGCCAGCAGCCCGCAACAACAGGAGAAAACCCACCCGCCCTGCGTCCATGCAGCCTTACCTTGCCAATAACGAAGATATTGGAGAGCCTGGTGGCGAAGCTATTGCCATTGGCATCCTTCACATGAACCACATCAAATGAGCCAGGGTGTCTCTCCCGGTTGGTGATCACCCCAATACGGCCCAAGTTGGCACCACCAGTGACCATGCACAGGTTACCTGGGGTGAAGGAAGATCAGTGTGACGAGAGCTGGCAGCACGTGCCACGGGAAGCCCTTCTGCTTGGGCTCTTTGAGGAGCAGCACTGGAGAAgggcagggacagagcagccACTGGAGGACGTGGTGACACCTCTGTCTCACAGGAACCTTGGCACACCTCAGGGAGCCAAAGAGCTGTCTGGCCCCAAGGCCCATCCCAAACATTCCCCACCACCTTGGTTGTGCAGCACTCAGGACGTGTTGCACTTGTCCTGGCACTGCTCATAGCTCTGCAACTGAAACGTTCTCCCACAGTCAAGAGCCAGGAATCTCCCTACAGCTGCCCAGGGCTTTCGGCTCACAGATGCACAAGAGTCAGGCTCGAGCAATCTCTCCACCAGCTCGCTGCTTCTACCTGGTGTCAGCCCGCTCTTGAATCACTCCAAGTCCCTGCACCAAATGCCTCCCACTGCCAGCACAGGGGAGGCACCCTTGCTCCAGCACCAGGCCCAGATGAGCTGACCCAGGGAAAAAAGTCCTTTCCCAAGGCTGCCACCACTGCCTCTCTACTTTAGAGCAAAGGTGTCTAACACTGGTATTTAAGTTCCCCACTGCCCTCTATGGTGGGGAAGATTTCAGTGTTTTACACTGGACGCAAGACCTACCTGTGTCAAACTTGATGAAATCTGTGATCTTGCCTGTCTCCAGGTCAATCTGCACCGTGTCATTCACCTTGATGAGGGGGTCTGGATAGCGGATGGTGCGGGCATCGTGGGTGACCAGGTGAGGG is a window of Columba livia isolate bColLiv1 breed racing homer chromosome 12, bColLiv1.pat.W.v2, whole genome shotgun sequence DNA encoding:
- the AIFM1 gene encoding apoptosis-inducing factor 1, mitochondrial isoform X4; the encoded protein is MSRQVAGSGVPGGKGDSSIFVLIVGLSTLGAGAYVYKTLRENKERFTSRVSSITGRSPEDESPRSDTDAAPQGAAAPGARPEVPSHVPFLLIGGGTAAFAAARSIRARDPGARVLIVSEDPALPYMRPPLSKELWFSDDPHVTETLRFKQWNGKERSIYFQPPSFYVPVRDLPFVENGGVAVLCGKKVVHMDVRGNTVKLNDGTQISYDKCLIATGGSPRNLPAIERAGEDVQQRLTLFRKIEDFKNLEKISRQVKSVTIIGGGFLGSELACALGRRARTRGLEVIQLFPENGNMGKVLPEYLSNWTTEKVRREGVTVMPNAVVKSVCVRGKRLVIELKDGRKVETDHIVAAVGLEPNVELAKSAGLEVDSDFGGFRVNAELQARSNIWVAGDAACFYDIKLGRRRVEHHDHAVVSGRLAGENMTGAAKPYWHQSMFWSDLGPNVGYEAIGLVDSSLPTVGVFAKATAKDTPKSATEQSGTGIRSESETEAEASEVPISSSSSPTPQVPKQGEDYGKGVIFYLRDKVVVGIVLWNIFNRMPIARKIIKDGEEHDDLNEVAKLFNIHED
- the AIFM1 gene encoding apoptosis-inducing factor 1, mitochondrial isoform X5, translated to MRPPLSKELWFSDDPHVTETLRFKQWNGKERSIYFQPPSFYVPVRDLPFVENGGVAVLCGKKVVHMDVRGNTVKLNDGTQISYDKCLIATGGSPRNLPAIERAGEDVQQRLTLFRKIEDFKNLEKISRQVKSVTIIGGGFLGSELACALGRRARTRGLEVIQLFPENGNMGKVLPEYLSNWTTEKVRREGVTVMPNAVVKSVCVRGKRLVIELKDGRKVETDHIVAAVGLEPNVELAKSAGLEVDSDFGGFRVNAELQARSNIWVAGDAACFYDIKLGRRRVEHHDHAVVSGRLAGENMTGAAKPYWHQSMFWSDLGPNVGYEAIGLVDSSLPTVGVFAKATAKDTPKSATEQSGTGIRSESETEAEASEVPISSSSSPTPQVPKQGEDYGKGVIFYLRDKVVVGIVLWNIFNRMPIARKIIKDGEEHDDLNEVAKLFNIHED
- the AIFM1 gene encoding apoptosis-inducing factor 1, mitochondrial isoform X3, producing the protein MEGGSGAVAHARCGRRGRAGGAGSGGRRPEAHGDMFRCRVAAAAAGGLARALRPLSPAARGRAAAGNLLQRWNVPIELQMSRQVAGSGVPGGKGDSSIFVLIVGLSTLGAGAYVYKTLRENKERFTSRVSSITGRSPEDESPRSDTDAAPQGAAAPGARPEVPSHVPFLLIGGGTAAFAAARSIRARDPGARVLIVSEDPALPYMRPPLSKELWFSDDPHVTETLRFKQWNGKERSIYFQPPSFYVPVRDLPFVENGGVAVLCGKKVVHMDVRGNTVKLNDGTQISYDKCLIATGGSPRNLPAIERAGEDVQQRLTLFRKIEDFKNLEKISRQVKSVTIIGGGFLGSELACALGRRARTRGLEVIQLFPENGNMGKVLPEYLSNWTTEKVRREGVTVMPNAVVKSVCVRGKRLVIELKDGRKVETDHIVAAVGLEPNVELAKSAGLEVDSDFGGFRVNAELQARSNIWVAGDAACFYDIKLGRRRVEHHDHAVVSGRLAGENMTGAAKPYWHQSMFWSDLGPNVGYEAIGLVDSSLPTVGVFAKATAKDTPKSATEQSGTGIRSESETEAEASEVPISSSSSPTPQVPKQGEDYGKGVIFYLRDKVVVGIVLWNIFNRMPIARKIIKDGEEHDDLNEVAKLFNIHED
- the AIFM1 gene encoding apoptosis-inducing factor 1, mitochondrial isoform X2, whose translation is MEGGSGAVAHARCGRRGRAGGAGSGGRRPEAHGDMFRCRVAAAAAGGLARALRPLSPAARGRAAAVLQCHHLRCPSRPLTSSGVPGKAGSNLLLYLIVGGTVTGTGAYVYKTLRENKERFTSRVSSITGRSPEDESPRSDTDAAPQGAAAPGARPEVPSHVPFLLIGGGTAAFAAARSIRARDPGARVLIVSEDPALPYMRPPLSKELWFSDDPHVTETLRFKQWNGKERSIYFQPPSFYVPVRDLPFVENGGVAVLCGKKVVHMDVRGNTVKLNDGTQISYDKCLIATGGSPRNLPAIERAGEDVQQRLTLFRKIEDFKNLEKISRQVKSVTIIGGGFLGSELACALGRRARTRGLEVIQLFPENGNMGKVLPEYLSNWTTEKVRREGVTVMPNAVVKSVCVRGKRLVIELKDGRKVETDHIVAAVGLEPNVELAKSAGLEVDSDFGGFRVNAELQARSNIWVAGDAACFYDIKLGRRRVEHHDHAVVSGRLAGENMTGAAKPYWHQSMFWSDLGPNVGYEAIGLVDSSLPTVGVFAKATAKDTPKSATEQSGTGIRSESETEAEASEVPISSSSSPTPQVPKQGEDYGKGVIFYLRDKVVVGIVLWNIFNRMPIARKIIKDGEEHDDLNEVAKLFNIHED
- the AIFM1 gene encoding apoptosis-inducing factor 1, mitochondrial isoform X1, with the protein product MAAPPQRRRDRGAARKGRGRRGSGGQWRGEAERWRMRGAGGGVGPAGPGAAGGDLRRTGTCFAAAWPPPPRGGWRAPCGPSAPRLGAAPPQVYKTLRENKERFTSRVSSITGRSPEDESPRSDTDAAPQGAAAPGARPEVPSHVPFLLIGGGTAAFAAARSIRARDPGARVLIVSEDPALPYMRPPLSKELWFSDDPHVTETLRFKQWNGKERSIYFQPPSFYVPVRDLPFVENGGVAVLCGKKVVHMDVRGNTVKLNDGTQISYDKCLIATGGSPRNLPAIERAGEDVQQRLTLFRKIEDFKNLEKISRQVKSVTIIGGGFLGSELACALGRRARTRGLEVIQLFPENGNMGKVLPEYLSNWTTEKVRREGVTVMPNAVVKSVCVRGKRLVIELKDGRKVETDHIVAAVGLEPNVELAKSAGLEVDSDFGGFRVNAELQARSNIWVAGDAACFYDIKLGRRRVEHHDHAVVSGRLAGENMTGAAKPYWHQSMFWSDLGPNVGYEAIGLVDSSLPTVGVFAKATAKDTPKSATEQSGTGIRSESETEAEASEVPISSSSSPTPQVPKQGEDYGKGVIFYLRDKVVVGIVLWNIFNRMPIARKIIKDGEEHDDLNEVAKLFNIHED